A genome region from Nocardia sp. NBC_00565 includes the following:
- a CDS encoding carbohydrate kinase family protein, translating to MDVVGDGPVLVVGPWYVDLIFCELARPVRPGTEVFAEEFDVVAGGAFTLAMALHRLGHEVVWVTDFGTDLFSRHVLARARAEGLDETGFAHHSVPVRNVTAVLSDSTDRAMVSFRDRLAAPSLTTVLERNRPRMLLLPILRYDADTAAGLDIACELGVEVFMDCQDVAGTLDDPALREVLGRVDIFAPNVDEALRLTGASTLDEALELLSAVVDTVIVKRGGAGATAVRRGRRVDVGAVAVTAVDTTGAGDCFNAGFVHATLRGQPLGECLSTAVACGAAAVTGLGSAGAPDLTELARWLAEVPRPGTSR from the coding sequence GTGGATGTTGTTGGTGATGGACCGGTGCTCGTTGTCGGGCCGTGGTATGTGGACCTCATCTTTTGTGAGCTGGCGCGGCCAGTCCGGCCGGGGACGGAAGTATTTGCCGAGGAGTTCGATGTGGTGGCTGGTGGGGCGTTCACGTTGGCGATGGCCCTGCATCGACTCGGGCACGAGGTGGTCTGGGTGACCGATTTCGGTACGGACCTCTTCAGTCGGCATGTGCTGGCGCGGGCGCGGGCCGAGGGCCTTGACGAAACCGGGTTCGCACACCATTCGGTGCCGGTGCGCAATGTCACTGCGGTGCTGTCGGATTCGACCGACCGGGCCATGGTCAGCTTCCGGGACCGGCTCGCCGCGCCGTCGCTGACAACCGTGCTCGAGCGGAATCGACCGCGCATGCTGCTGTTGCCGATATTGCGATACGACGCCGATACCGCCGCTGGGCTGGATATCGCCTGCGAACTCGGTGTCGAGGTCTTCATGGACTGCCAAGATGTCGCGGGCACACTGGACGATCCCGCGCTGCGGGAGGTCCTCGGCCGGGTTGATATATTCGCGCCGAATGTGGATGAGGCACTGCGGCTGACGGGTGCGAGCACGCTCGACGAGGCGCTGGAATTGTTGAGCGCCGTCGTTGACACGGTAATCGTCAAGCGGGGCGGTGCGGGAGCTACCGCGGTGCGCCGAGGTCGTCGCGTCGACGTCGGCGCGGTCGCGGTGACGGCCGTTGATACCACCGGCGCCGGTGACTGTTTCAACGCCGGATTCGTACATGCCACGTTGCGGGGACAGCCGCTCGGGGAGTGTCTATCGACGGCGGTCGCGTGCGGGGCTGCGGCAGTCACCGGTCTCGGTTCGGCGGGCGCACCCGACCTGACGGAGTTGGCGCGGTGGCTTGCCGAGGTGCCACGCCCGGGTACATCGAGATGA